Proteins encoded within one genomic window of Triticum aestivum cultivar Chinese Spring chromosome 2D, IWGSC CS RefSeq v2.1, whole genome shotgun sequence:
- the LOC123053725 gene encoding serine/threonine-protein kinase OXI1, whose amino-acid sequence MTAQALAPPPPEPRQLSLADLRAVSVLGRGAKGVVFHVVPEGAAADGGGDVAMALKAVSREAARHKKSGGSGGAAADGHRRIWFERDVLLALRHPLLPALRGVLATDAVVGFAIDRCGGGDLNSLRRRQTEKMFSDSVIRFYAAELVLALEYLHSIGIVYRDLKPENVLIQDTGHIMLVDFDLSTRLPVLPPETDAPKPAPVPTSPSPNTGKPKKPAMCFRFRSGGTTKPAVSADSPSPPSTSRTASSSSTSSTATTASSTVSGARTPAKSNSFVGTEDYVAPEIIAGSGHDFIVDWWGLGVVLYEMLYGRTPFRGQNRKETFYRVLTKQPELVGEKTPLRDLIARLLEKDPAKRIGARGIKAHPFFHGVDWDRILRVARPPYIPALPQDEDGGEVLDVEKVVHETFAASDVENAAAAGDEKKPSPETETGGGDDGERRMMDPSKDGDFSVFF is encoded by the exons ATGACGGCGCAggcgctcgcgccgccgccgccggagccgcgccaGCTCAGCCTGGCCGACCTCCGGGCCGTCTCCGTGCTCGGCCGCGGCGCCAAGGGCGTCGTCTTCCACGTCGTGCCCGAGGGCGCCGCCGCGGATGGAGGGGGCGACGTCGCCATGGCGCTCAAGGCGGTCTCGCGGGAGGCCGCGCGCCACAAGAAGAGCGGCGGGAGCGGCGGCGCCGCCGCGGACGGCCACCGGAGGATCTGGTTCGAGCGCGACGTGCTCCTGGCCCTGCGCCACCCGCTTCTCCCCGCCCTCCGCGGCGtcctcgccaccgacgccgtcgtcGGCTTCGCCATCGACCGCTGCGGAGGCGGCGACCTCAACTCCCTCCGACGCCGCCAGACCGAGAAGATGTTCTCCGACTCCGTCATACG GTTCTACGCGGCGGAGCTGGTGCTGGCACTCGAGTACCTGCACAGCATCGGCATCGTCTACCGGGACCTCAAGCCGGAGAACGTCCTGATACAGGACACCGGCCACATCATGCTCGTCGACTTCGACCTCTCCACGAGGCTCCCGGTTCTGCCGCCGGAGACGGACGCCCCCAAACCGGCGCCCGTCCCTACCTCGCCGTCCCCGAACACCGGGAAGCCCAAGAAGCCGGCCATGTGCTTCCGGTTTCGCTCGGGCGGCACCACAAAGCCTGCCGTGTCAGCggactcgccgtcgccgccgtccacctcCCGGACGGCCTCCTCGTCGTCCACCTCCTCGacggccaccaccgcctcctccacgGTCTCCGGCGCGCGCACGCCGGCCAAGTCGAACTCGTTCGTGGGCACGGAGGACTACGTGGCGCCGGAGATCATCGCCGGGAGCGGGCACGACTTCATCGTGGACTGGTGGGGCCTGGGCGTGGTGCTCTACGAGATGCTCTACGGGCGCACGCCGTTCCGGGGGCAGAACCGCAAGGAGACCTTCTACCGCGTGCTCACCAAGCAGCCGGAGCTGGTGGGCGAGAAGACGCCGCTGCGCGACCTCATCGCCCGCCTCCTGGAGAAGGACCCGGCGAAGCGCATCGGCGCGCGCGGCATCAAGGCGCACCCCTTCTTCCACGGCGTCGACTGGGACCGCATCCTCCGCGTGGCGCGCCCGCCATACATCCCCGCGCTGCCCCAggacgaggacggcggcgaggtgctcgACGTCGAGAAGGTCGTCCACGAGACGTTCGCGGCCAGCGACGTCGAGAACGCCGCGGCGGCGGGGGACGAGAAGAAGCCTTCGCCGGAGACGGAGACGGGCGGGGGCGACGACGGTGAGCGGAGGATGATGGATCCGTCGAAAGATGGCGATTTCTCcgtgtttttctga